A genomic region of Raphanus sativus cultivar WK10039 chromosome 6, ASM80110v3, whole genome shotgun sequence contains the following coding sequences:
- the LOC108809871 gene encoding uncharacterized protein LOC108809871, with protein sequence MDPFKDSSKQNLSIGNPGGSSTAHPSPHVSIGKQIVQGYRELFTHFISFPLAIYPDLREKVEAFRNSILGDNKDKKPLKFQSTLDEMGIEKRMFISPNSLHLTVVMLRLVNKEAVDAAQDILKSISESVMHALDNRPVFIRLKGLNCMSGSLDNTRVLYAPVEEVGNEGRLLRVCHIIIDAFANAGFAGRDAKLYLKLHVTLMNTTYRWDERKSNTFDAREIHKECGEKDWGEYLIREAQISKRFWYDAGGYFHCCGSLPFPH encoded by the exons ATGG ATCCGTTCAAGGACTCGTCAAAGCAAAATTTATCAATAGGGAATCCCGGGGGATCTTCCACTGCTCATCCCAGTCCACATGTCTCCATAGGCAAACAG ATTGTACAAGGTTATAGAGAACTGTTTACACACTTTATATCATTTCCATTAGCCATATACCCTGATCTGCGAGAAAAGGTTGAGGCTTTTCGGAATTCTATATTGGGTGACAataaggataagaaacctttGAAGTTTCAGAGCACTTTGGATG AAATGGGAATCGAAAAGAGGATGTTTATTTCGCCAAATAGTTTACACTTGACTGTGGTTATGTTAAGGTTAGTAAACAAGGAAGCTGTGGATGCAGCTCAGGATATCCTTAAG AGTATCTCAGAGAGTGTGATGCATGCTTTGGATAACCGTCCTGTCTTCATACGACTTAAAGGATTG AATTGTATGAGTGGATCTTTAGACAACACCCGCGTCCTCTATGCACCTGTTGAAGAAGTTGGGAATGAAGGTCGACTTCTAAGGGTTTGTC ATATTATCATCGATGCATTTGCGAATGCTGGATTTGCCGGGAGAGATGCAAAGCTATACTTGAAG CTACATGTCACGCTGATGAATACAACCTACAGATGGGATGAAAGGAAATCAAATACATTTGATGCACGAGAGATACACAAAGAGTGTGGAGAAAAAGATTGGGGTGAATATCTAATCAGAGAAGCTCAGATCTCAAAACGGTTTTGGTATGACGCGGGCGGCTACTTCCATTGCTGTGGTTCACTACCATTTCCACATTAA
- the LOC108813827 gene encoding aquaporin TIP2-1, with amino-acid sequence MAGVAFGSFDDSFSLASLRAYLAEFISTLLFVFAGVGSAIAYAKLTSDAALDTPGLVAIAVCHGFALFVAVAIGANISGGHVNPAVTFGLALGGQITLITGIFYWIAQLLGSTAACFLLKFVTGGLAVPTHSVAAGVGAIEGVVMEIIITFALVYTVYATAADPKKGSLGTIAPLAIGLIVGANILAAGPFSGGSMNPARSFGPAVAAGDFSGHWVYWVGPLIGGGLAGLVYGNVFMPSSEHVPLVSEF; translated from the exons ATGGCAGGAGTTGCCTTTGGTTCTTTTGATGATTCTTTCAGCTTGGCTTCTCTACGAGCTTACCTTGCTGAGTTCATCTCCACTTTACTATTTGTCTTCGCTGGTGTTGGCTCAGCCATTGCCTACG CGAAACTAACGTCTGATGCGGCTCTTGATACGCCGGGACTTGTCGCCATCGCTGTGTGCCATGGTTTCGCCCTCTTCGTGGCGGTTGCAATCGGAGCCAACATCTCCGGTGGCCATGTGAACCCAGCCGTTACTTTTGGCCTTGCTCTCGGAGGTCAAATCACACTCATCACTGGAATTTTCTACTGGATCGCTCAGCTTCTCGGCTCCACCGCCGCTTGCTTCCTTCTTAAGTTCGTCACCGGTGGCTTG GCGGTTCCAACACACAGCGTTGCGGCTGGAGTAGGAGCCATTGAAGGAGTAGTGATGGAGATCATCATCACCTTCGCTTTGGTCTACACAGTCTATGCCACCGCCGCTGATCCCAAGAAAGGTTCGCTTGGAACCATCGCTCCTCTCGCCATTGGTCTCATCGTTGGTGCCAACATCCTCGCCGCTGGTCCATTCTCAGGTGGATCCATGAACCCAGCACGTTCCTTTGGACCAGCTGTTGCAGCTGGAGACTTCTCTGGTCACTGGGTCTACTGGGTGGGACCACTTATCGGTGGTGGACTCGCTGGACTTGTCTACGGAAATGTCTTCATGCCTTCTTCCGAACATGTTCCTCTTGTCTCTGAATTCTAA
- the LOC108809613 gene encoding photosynthetic NDH subunit of subcomplex B 3, chloroplastic has translation MGSVQLNGSGLVASLSQNHIFSLKTKLSNPKSSFLRSKHNAIRAKTIRAISTAPTSQPPVVDEPSDEPPAVDFAFVHSVLLPDGTPDVHWRRACGGQKLRDIMLDSNIELYGPYSKPLSNCAGVGTCATCMVEIVNGKELLNPRTDIEKEKLKRKPKNWRLACQTNVGNPDSTGLVVIQQLPEWKAHEWNIPKNLPIDDPESST, from the exons ATGGGAAGTGTACAGTTGAATGGTTCTGGCTTAGTAGCTTCTCTATCTCAAAATCATATCTTTAGCCTCAAAACCAAACTTAGTAACCCCAAGTCGTCCTTCTTACGCTCAAAACACAATGCCATCAGAGCCAAAACTATCCGAGCCATAAGCACCGCACCAACAAGCCAGCCTCCAGTCGTAGATGAGCCGAGTGATGAACCTCCTGCTGTCGATTTTGCATTCGTCCAT tCGGTGTTGCTACCGGACGGGACACCGGACGTGCATTGGAGAAGAGCGTGCGGTGGACAGAAACTTAGAGACATAATGTTGGATTCTAACATCGAACTCTATGGTCCTTAT AGTAAGCCCTTGTCAAACTGCGCAGGAGTAGGAACCTGCGCTACATGCATGGTCGAG ATTGTAAATGGAAAGGAGCTTCTCAACCCACGAACTGACATTGAAAAGGAGAAACTCAAAAGG AAACCAAAAAATTGGAGACTAGCTTGTCAAACCAACGTGGGAAATCCAGATTCAACCGGattg GTCGTCATACAACAATTGCCAGAGTGGAAAGCTCATGAATGGAACATCCCTAAGAATTTACCTATTGATGATCCCGAAAGTTCTACGTGA
- the LOC108809509 gene encoding uncharacterized protein LOC108809509: protein MEKNVPLSKKLWNIVRFVMYMIHKGISKQKLLADFNATLKRGKNLIFHNRRRVPASATASTATSLPRKEYEFSCSDTPNYSFPFNMAAFKKKSHHISLFACGHAPPTLEDDTSASRAVLELLSGGGNQESGCNTPALAALSPYLPGVGRSSPSVRALRVTDSPFPLQEDGDVANGHVDKAADEFIKKFYKSLNQQKKMIEFSPN, encoded by the coding sequence ATGGAGAAGAACGTACCATTAAGCAAGAAGCTATGGAACATCGTACGTTTTGTAATGTACATGATACACAAAGGCATCTCAAAGCAAAAGCTCCTCGCCGACTTTAACGCCACTCTCAAACGCGGCAAGAATCTCATCTTCCACAACCGCCGCCGCGTCCCAGCTTCCGCTACCGCCTCCACCGCAACGTCCCTACCGCGGAAAGAATACGAGTTTAGCTGCAGCGACACTCCAAACTACTCATTTCCCTTTAACATGGCCGCCTTCAAGAAGAAGAGTCACCACATTAGTCTCTTCGCGTGTGGTCACGCGCCACCGACCCTAGAAGACGACACTTCCGCCTCTAGAGCCGTGCTTGAGCTCCTCAGCGGTGGAGGTAATCAAGAAAGCGGCTGTAACACGCCGGCTTTGGCGGCGTTGTCTCCTTACTTGCCCGGGGTTGGACGGAGTTCTCCGTCAGTGAGAGCTTTACGCGTGACGGACTCACCGTTCCCGTTACAGGAAGATGGTGACGTGGCTAACGGACATGTGGACAAAGCTGCGGATGAGTTTATAAAGAAGTTTTACAAGAGCTTGAATCAGCAAAAGAAGATGATTGAGTTCTCACCTAATTAA
- the LOC108812649 gene encoding nitrile-specifier protein 2, with translation MAQKLEAKGGKKGGVWDDGVHDGIRKVYVGQGQDCIAFVKFEYVDGFEVVVGDEHGKKTLLGTEEFEIDADDYLVYVEAFRDKATEESIVDLKFETYKGKTNKHIETSPGVKFVLHGGKIIGFHGRSSDVVHSIGAYVTFPSTPDLQGKWIKVEQKGQAPGLRCSHAIAQVGNKIYSFGGELIPNQPIDKDLYVFDLETRTWSISPATGDIPHLSCLGVRMVSIGSNLYVFGGRDASRKYNGFYSFDTTKNEWKLLTPVEEGPIPRSFHSMAADENNVYVFGGVSATERLKNLDAYNIVDQKWMTCSTPGELVSIRGGAGLEVVQGKVWVVYGFNGCEVDDVHYYDPVEDKWTQVETFGEKPSARSVFASAVAGKHIVIFGGEVAMDPKAHVGPGQLIGGTFALDTETLKWERLDKLGEDEETPDIRGWSASTSGTIDGKKGLVMHGGKAQTNGRFDDLFFYGIESA, from the exons ATGGCCCAAAAGCTGGAAGCAAAGGGTGGTAAGAAAGGAGGTGTATGGGATGATGGTGTTCACGACGGTATTAGAAAAGTATATGTAGGTCAAGGCCAAGATTGTATAGCCTTCGTCAAGTTTGAATATGTCGATGGTTTTGAAGTGGTTGTTGGGGACGAACATGGAAAAAAGACGCTGCTAGGAACTGAGGag tttgagATTGATGCAGATGACTACCTCGTATACGTGGAAGCATTTCGTGATAAAGCAACCGAAGAATCCATCGTGGATCTTAAGTTCGAGACTTATAAAGGCAAAACCAATAAGCATATCGAGACAAGTCCAGGGGTTAAGTTTGTTCTCCATGGTGGCAAAATCATTGGATTTCACGGGCGTTCGAGCGATGTTGTACACTCTATTGGAGCCTATGTTACTTTCCCGTCCACTCCTGATTTGCAAGGAAAGTGGATTAAG GTGGAGCAAAAGGGGCAGGCTCCAGGACTAAGATGTTCACATGCCATAGCACAAGTAGGAAACAAGATTTACTCATTTGGTGGCGAGCTTATACCAAATCAGCCTATCGACAAAGACCTTTACGTCTTTGACCTTGAGACCCGGACATGGTCCATTTCTCCAGCCACAGGAGACATTCCCCACCTTTCTTGCTTAGGCGTCCGCATGGTGTCTATTGGATCAAACCTATATGTCTTCGGAGGCCGAGACGCTTCCAGAAAATACAACGGGTTCTACTCTTTTGACACGACCAAGAACGAGTGGAAATTGCTAACTCCGGTCGAAGAAGGACCCATTCCTCGTAGCTTCCACTCTATGGCAGCCGATGAGAACAACGTTTATGTTTTTGGTGGAGTGAGTGCTACGGAGCGGCTCAAGAACCTAGACGCTTACAACATCGTTGATCAGAAGTGGATGACGTGTTCGACTCCTGGAGAATTGGTTAGCATAAGAGGAGGAGCCGGGCTTGAAGTGGTGCAAGGGAAGGTTTGGGTGGTTTATGGATTCAACGGGTGTGAAGTAGATGATGTTCATTACTACGATCCTGTTGAAGACAAGTGGACACAGGTGGAAACGTTCGGAGAGAAACCTTCAGCGAGGAGTGTTTTCGCTAGTGCGGTTGCTGGCAAACACATTGTGATATTTGGAGGTGAGGTTGCGATGGATCCAAAAGCTCACGTAGGCCCGGGACAATTGATAGGTGGGACCTTTGCGCTGGACACAGAGACATTGAAGTGGGAGAGGTTGGATAAGTTAGGTGAAGACGAGGAGACTCCAGATATTAGGGGATGGTCGGCTTCCACAAGTGGAACCATTGATGGTAAGAAAGGGCTGGTGATGCACGGTGGGAAAGCTCAGACCAATGGCCGTTTTGATGATCTTTTCTTTTATGGGATTGAGTCTGCTTAA
- the LOC108812650 gene encoding myrosinase-binding protein 2 isoform X2: MAQKVGPFGGNKGDAFDDGVLGYTGVKKVTVGENGNGVDCIKIEYEKDGRFETQMHGSVTGILKEFELNYPDEYITSIQGTYSNVARYNTTIVKTLTFKTSHGRTSPMFGNTAIFSTDFVVEGKAGAKLMGFHGRSGSALDAIGAHFFASTSPLKHIEPRGGFGGNAWDDGVYDGVSKISVGLNCGNIGYVRFKYVKGSTSVRHSHGKMSEEPKFKVDYPNEYVTSVEGTYNFCGDVTSLTFKTSKGRVSPEFGKASGSKFVLAVKDHMLVGFCGRNGLILNCLSALGARFAPVPTPVPTPVPTPVAPVPAPVPAKKLEAKGGNHGAAWDDGFYEDVRKIYVGQGDSGVSFVKFEYDIGKKLVAGDGHGKMSLLGTEEFELDFPNEYIVSVEGCYDKVFGFEAEVVTMVKFKTNKRTSPPFGMDGGIPFVFEMKDHKIVGFHGKSGDYVHQVGVHVSPISKS, translated from the exons ATGGCACAGAAAGTGGGACCTTTTGGTGGTAACAAAGGAGATGCATTCGATGATGGTGTTCTTGGTTATACCGGTGTGAAGAAAGTGACTGTTGGTGAAAATGGGAACGGTGTTGATTGTATCAAGATAGAATACGAGAAAGATGGAAGGTTCGAGACACAAATGCATGGAAGCGTTACCGGAATACTCAAGGAG TTTGAGCTAAACTATCCGGACGAATATATCACATCAATTCAAGGAACCTACAGCAACGTTGCGAGATATAACACAACTATCGTGAAGACGCTTACCTTCAAGACATCACACGGCAGAACATCTCCCATGTTTGGTAACACGGCCattttctcaacagattttgtgGTGGAAGGTAAAGCTGGAGCAAAGCTTATGGGTTTCCATGGAAGGTCTGGCTCTGCTCTTGATGCCATAGGAGCTCACTTTTTCGCGTCGACTTCTCCGCTAAAGCATATAGAACCTCGTGGTGGATTCGGAGGAAACGCTTGGGACGATGGAGTTTATGATGGTGTAAGCAAAATCTCGGTGGGACTAAACTGTGGCAACATTGGCTATGTTAGGTTCAAGTATGTTAAAGGAAGCACATCGGTGAGGCATTCTCATGGGAAGATGAGCGAAGAACCTAAA TTTAAGGTGGATTATCCAAACGAGTACGTTACATCAGTGGAAGGGACTTATAACTTTTGTGGTGATGTGACCTCGCTAACTTTCAAAACATCAAAAGGGAGAGTCTCTCCTGAATTTGGAAAAGCGTCTGGTTCGAAATTTGTACTTGCGGTGAAAGACCACATGCTTGTCGGGTTCTGTGGCCGGAACGGCCTCATTCTCAATTGCCTCTCAGCACTCGGTGCGCGTTTTGCGCCTGTTCCCACACCAGTTCCGACACCAGTTCCAACCCCAGTTGCACCGGTTCCAGCGCCAGTTCCTGCTAAGAAATTAGAAGCAAAAGGTGGAAATCACGGTGCTGCTTGGGATGATGGTTTCTATGAAGATGTGAGGAAGATTTATGTAGGACAAGGTGACTCTGGTGTTTCCTTTGTCAAATTTGAGTACGACATTGGCAAGAAGCTTGTAGCTGGAGATGGACATGGGAAGATGTCACTTCTTGGAACAGAGGAG TTTGAGCTCGATTTTCCGAATGAATACATCGTATCGGTGGAGGGATGTTACGATAAAGTCTTTGGATTTGAAGCTGAAGTTGTGACGATGGTGAagttcaaaacaaacaaacgtaCATCTCCACCGTTTGGGATGGATGGAGGTATACCGTTTGTGTTTGAGATGAAGGATCATAAAATTGTTGGGTTTCATGGAAAATCTGGAGATTATGTTCATCAAGTTGGTGTCCATGTCTCGCCAATCTCCAAGTCTTAA
- the LOC108812650 gene encoding myrosinase-binding protein 2 isoform X1, whose translation MAQKVGPFGGNKGDAFDDGVLGYTGVKKVTVGENGNGVDCIKIEYEKDGRFETQMHGSVTGILKEFELNYPDEYITSIQGTYSNVARYNTTIVKTLTFKTSHGRTSPMFGNTAIFSTDFVVEGKAGAKLMGFHGRSGSALDAIGAHFFASTSPLKHIEPRGGFGGNAWDDGVYDGVSKISVGLNCGNIGYVRFKYVKGSTSVRHSHGKMSEEPKVFKVDYPNEYVTSVEGTYNFCGDVTSLTFKTSKGRVSPEFGKASGSKFVLAVKDHMLVGFCGRNGLILNCLSALGARFAPVPTPVPTPVPTPVAPVPAPVPAKKLEAKGGNHGAAWDDGFYEDVRKIYVGQGDSGVSFVKFEYDIGKKLVAGDGHGKMSLLGTEEFELDFPNEYIVSVEGCYDKVFGFEAEVVTMVKFKTNKRTSPPFGMDGGIPFVFEMKDHKIVGFHGKSGDYVHQVGVHVSPISKS comes from the exons ATGGCACAGAAAGTGGGACCTTTTGGTGGTAACAAAGGAGATGCATTCGATGATGGTGTTCTTGGTTATACCGGTGTGAAGAAAGTGACTGTTGGTGAAAATGGGAACGGTGTTGATTGTATCAAGATAGAATACGAGAAAGATGGAAGGTTCGAGACACAAATGCATGGAAGCGTTACCGGAATACTCAAGGAG TTTGAGCTAAACTATCCGGACGAATATATCACATCAATTCAAGGAACCTACAGCAACGTTGCGAGATATAACACAACTATCGTGAAGACGCTTACCTTCAAGACATCACACGGCAGAACATCTCCCATGTTTGGTAACACGGCCattttctcaacagattttgtgGTGGAAGGTAAAGCTGGAGCAAAGCTTATGGGTTTCCATGGAAGGTCTGGCTCTGCTCTTGATGCCATAGGAGCTCACTTTTTCGCGTCGACTTCTCCGCTAAAGCATATAGAACCTCGTGGTGGATTCGGAGGAAACGCTTGGGACGATGGAGTTTATGATGGTGTAAGCAAAATCTCGGTGGGACTAAACTGTGGCAACATTGGCTATGTTAGGTTCAAGTATGTTAAAGGAAGCACATCGGTGAGGCATTCTCATGGGAAGATGAGCGAAGAACCTAAAGTA TTTAAGGTGGATTATCCAAACGAGTACGTTACATCAGTGGAAGGGACTTATAACTTTTGTGGTGATGTGACCTCGCTAACTTTCAAAACATCAAAAGGGAGAGTCTCTCCTGAATTTGGAAAAGCGTCTGGTTCGAAATTTGTACTTGCGGTGAAAGACCACATGCTTGTCGGGTTCTGTGGCCGGAACGGCCTCATTCTCAATTGCCTCTCAGCACTCGGTGCGCGTTTTGCGCCTGTTCCCACACCAGTTCCGACACCAGTTCCAACCCCAGTTGCACCGGTTCCAGCGCCAGTTCCTGCTAAGAAATTAGAAGCAAAAGGTGGAAATCACGGTGCTGCTTGGGATGATGGTTTCTATGAAGATGTGAGGAAGATTTATGTAGGACAAGGTGACTCTGGTGTTTCCTTTGTCAAATTTGAGTACGACATTGGCAAGAAGCTTGTAGCTGGAGATGGACATGGGAAGATGTCACTTCTTGGAACAGAGGAG TTTGAGCTCGATTTTCCGAATGAATACATCGTATCGGTGGAGGGATGTTACGATAAAGTCTTTGGATTTGAAGCTGAAGTTGTGACGATGGTGAagttcaaaacaaacaaacgtaCATCTCCACCGTTTGGGATGGATGGAGGTATACCGTTTGTGTTTGAGATGAAGGATCATAAAATTGTTGGGTTTCATGGAAAATCTGGAGATTATGTTCATCAAGTTGGTGTCCATGTCTCGCCAATCTCCAAGTCTTAA